In Daucus carota subsp. sativus chromosome 4, DH1 v3.0, whole genome shotgun sequence, one DNA window encodes the following:
- the LOC135152204 gene encoding uncharacterized protein LOC135152204, producing MNLHQGKNESLWEYMNRFTKEALKVPDLDQKLKDEIEFLIRRGKLSKFTKDGDKNYRDNDSRGRDNDDKRTQPRGPVINVISGGPTAVGTSSNSRKAYAREVMSIVGEPPKRAKIDYAMAFDNVDLEKVKFPHDDPLVITPVIGNSSVKRVLIDNGASVDILFYDAYEKMGYSDTQLTPSDMPIYGFNNVETKIEGMIQLPVTMGTEPRQATCMINFLVVKASSTYNAILGRTGIHAFKAIPSTYHMKIKFPTMNGIGEELGDQKMARSCYIGALRSGGAGGQEDLKQELVRFLRNNRDVFAWTAADMPGIDPSFMTHKLNVNPERKPIKQKKRNFAPERQEAIKQEVDKLLEAGFIEEIQFPEWLANPVMVKKANGKWRMCVDFTDLNDACPKDCFPLPRIDTLIDVTAGHEMLSFMDGFSGYNQIRMNKDDVPKNAGATYQRLANKMFKHLIGKIMEVYVDDMLVKSLN from the exons atgaatttgcatcaaggtAAGAACGAATCACTCTGggagtatatgaatcgttttaccaaagaagccttgaaagtcccagaccttgatcagaag ttgaaggatgaaatTGAGTTTTTGATCAGAAGAGGCAAGTTATCCAAATTTACCAAAGATGGAGACAAAAATTATCGGGACAATGACAGCCGTGGAAGAGACAATGATGACAAGAGAACccagcctcgagggcctgtgaTTAACGTGATCTCCGGAGGGCCTACAGCTGTAGGAACCTCAAGTAATTCACGGAAAGCTTATGCGAGGGAAGTAATGagtatagttggagaacccccgaagcgAGCAAAAATTGACTATGCAATGGCATTCGATAACGTTGACCTCGAGAAGGTAAAATTTCCCCATGATGACCCCTTAGTAATTACaccagtgattggaaactcgtccgtaaagagagtgctcattgataatggagcctcagtggatattttgttctatgatgcctatgaaaagatgggatacTCCGATACTCAACTGACACcctcggatatgcctatatatggcttcaacaatgtggaaaccaagattgaaggcatgatccaactccctgtaactatgggtaccgaacctAGACAAGCCACATGCatgataaatttcttggttGTTAAAGCTTCGTCgacctataatgccatccttggaaggaccgggatacacgcttttaaggcaatcccgtccacttaccacatgaagattaAATTCCCGACTATGAACGGAATTGGAGAAGAattaggagatcagaaaatggcccgaagctgttatattggggcattaagatctggaggagccggggggcaa gaagatttgaaacaagagcttgtgaggttcttgaggaacaaccgtgatgttttcGCTTGGACAGCGGCTGATATGCCAGGTATCGATCCCTCATTCATGACCcataagttgaatgtaaacCCCGAGAGGAAACCTATtaagcagaagaaaaggaacttcgcccctgaaaggcaagaagccattaaacaggaggtcgataagttgttggaagcgGGTTTTATCGAAGaaatacaatttccagaatggttggccaaccctgttatggtcaagaaagctaatgggaagtggaggatgtgtgtagacttcactgacCTAAATGACGCTTGCCCGAAGGATTGTTTCCCCCTTCCAAGAATTGATACACTGATAGATGTCACTGCTGGCCATGAGATGCTGAGTttcatggatggcttcagcggatataatcagatccggatgaacaaggacgatgtacccaag aatgcaggagcaacataccaacgccttgcaaacaagatgtttaagcaTCTGATTGGTAAGATTATGGAGGTATATgtagacgatatgttggtgaaaagcttgaactaa
- the LOC108192343 gene encoding uncharacterized protein LOC108192343 isoform X1, with protein sequence MSPKQSIAMESSEKTKKSKASKKGKSKTDGKNKDIDSKKKRDLKGKELAATKPSYNLQRGSATMCTDLKSLQCLHQARLRGFLRKLVMRQNWDEVSGVLSVLMKTTCKDRSPSLNRTKYLAALELLQHTDSEASSKNKFQDVFETWMRKLATPREWQTKDRFLVQLEYIMFCLTRGKTEEASQAVIWLRQEREFQKNRLSNLVVGLVYCQEWYDTLCMEFPTLNLRRAPDQSEMSEPEFEMSFEDPRSYIADDFQEDNHTVKCNSDASVGNYKEMECEGDPKVSSNVDIQMQTPHSFHRPQSFYVHSSENDEEDSFSGYASIFNVQGLEPWWLASRVLYTVKDLDEFLYLQKKVYNESYKGALKYLRAALDSTPPTLEALFPLVQMLLIGDQVKEAIDEVEKFSSDSPVYARYKASLFEHFDSNNHIRLSTCFEDALNKDPQCTHSLTRLLWLHEQGHYSTEKLLEMIALHLDATYADRNIWKEFASCFLKLSPSEEDRISTCNDKTLQGQSKNFNRKPVRVADSVMGKEWKLRCRWWMTRHFSKMILVSEFEADDVQLLTYKAASACHLYGQDFEYVTKVSEYLEKDINNSAMLSILQTHMQYSAGFYSKGVPVSRERKI encoded by the exons ATGTCGCCAAAGCAAAGCATAGCGATGGAGTCATCGGAGAAAACAAAGAAAAGCAAGGCATCGAAGAAAGGCAAATCAAAAACTGATGGAAAAAACAAAGATATTGATTCGAAGAAGAAGCGGGACTTGAAGGGCAAAGAACTAGCTGCAACGAAGCCTTCCTATAATTTACAGCGCGGATCGGCAACTATGTGTACTGACTTGAAGAGTCTGCAGTGTCTTCATCAGGCGAGGCTTCGTGGGTTCTTGCGCAAACTTGTGATGAGACAGAATTGGGATGAAGTAAGTGGCGTTTTGAGTGTGCTTATGAAGACTACTTGTAAGGACAGGTCTCCGTCTCTCAATCGGACCAAGTATTTG GCTGCTTTGGAGCTTTTGCAGCacactgattctgaagctagTAGTAAAAACAAATTCCAGGATGTATTTGAAACGTGGATGAGAAAGCTTGCAACACCAAGAGAGTGGCAGACAAAG GATAGATTTCTGGTTCAGTTGGAGTACATCATGTTCTGTCTAACACGAGGGAAGACAGAAGAGGCAAGTCAAGCTGTCATATG GTTAAGGCAAGAACGTGAATTCCAGAAAAACCGCTTATCAAACTTGGTTGTAGGCTTGGTATATTGTCAGGAATGGTATGACACATTATGCATGGAGTTTCCAACTCTGAACTTACGTAGAGCACCCGATCAATCAGAGATGTCAGAACCTGAATTTGAAATGTCATTTGAAGATCCCAGAAGTTACATTGCAGATGACTTTCAAGAAGATAATCACACAGTCAAGTGCAATTCTGATGCCTCTGTTGGGAATTACAAAGAAATGGAATGTGAAGGGGATCCAAAAGTATCCAGTAATGTGGACATCCAAATGCAAACTCCTCACAGTTTTCATAGGCCACAGAGTTTTTATGTGCATTCAAGTGAAAATGACGAAGAGGATTCCTTTTCTGGTTATGCATCTATTTTCAATGTCCAAG GTCTAGAACCGTGGTGGCTTGCTTCCCGGGTGCTTTATACGGTTAAAGATTTGGATGAATTCCTCTATTTGCAAAAGAAGGTATACAATGAGTCATACAAGGGTGCATTGAAGTATTTACGTGCTGCACTTGATTCAACCCCTCCAACCCTCGAGGCCTTGTTTCCTCTGGTACag ATGCTACTTATTGGAGATCAAGTCAAGGAAGCtatagatgaagttgaaaagtTTAGTTCGGACTCACCAGTGTATGCAAG ATATAAAGCTAGTCTTTTCGAGCATTTTGATAGCAACAACCACATTCGTCTTTCAACATGCTTCGAAGATGCTTTAAACAAAGATCCACAATGTACACACTCCTTGACAAGACTTCTATGGTTGCATGAACAAG GGCATTATAGCACTGAAAAACTGTTGGAGATGATAGCCTTGCACTTAGATGCTACATATGCCGATCGTAACATTTGGAAAGAGTTTGCTTCCTGCTTCCTGAAGCTGTCTCCGAGTGAAGAAGACAGAATATCAACTTGTAATGATAAAACGTTGCAAGGGCAGTCTAAGAATTTCAATAGGAAGCCGGTTAGAGTTGCTGACAGCGTTATGGGTAAGGAGTGGAAATTACGTTGCAGATGGTGGATGACCCGTCACTTCAGCAAAATGATTCTTGTTTCAGAATTTGAAGCAG ATGATGTGCAGCTTCTCACTTACAAAGCAGCCTCAGCTTGTCATCTTTACGGACAAGATTTTGAGTATGTCACAAAGGTGTCAGAATATTTAGAGAAGGATATAAATAATAGTGCTATGTTGTCAATTTTGCAGACCCACATGCAATATTCTGCTGGATTCTATAGCAAAGGTGTCCCAGTGTCTAGAGAAAGAAAGATTTAG
- the LOC108192343 gene encoding uncharacterized protein LOC108192343 isoform X2, translating to MSPKQSIAMESSEKTKKSKASKKGKSKTDGKNKDIDSKKKRDLKGKELAATKPSYNLQRGSATMCTDLKSLQCLHQARLRGFLRKLVMRQNWDEAALELLQHTDSEASSKNKFQDVFETWMRKLATPREWQTKDRFLVQLEYIMFCLTRGKTEEASQAVIWLRQEREFQKNRLSNLVVGLVYCQEWYDTLCMEFPTLNLRRAPDQSEMSEPEFEMSFEDPRSYIADDFQEDNHTVKCNSDASVGNYKEMECEGDPKVSSNVDIQMQTPHSFHRPQSFYVHSSENDEEDSFSGYASIFNVQGLEPWWLASRVLYTVKDLDEFLYLQKKVYNESYKGALKYLRAALDSTPPTLEALFPLVQMLLIGDQVKEAIDEVEKFSSDSPVYARYKASLFEHFDSNNHIRLSTCFEDALNKDPQCTHSLTRLLWLHEQGHYSTEKLLEMIALHLDATYADRNIWKEFASCFLKLSPSEEDRISTCNDKTLQGQSKNFNRKPVRVADSVMGKEWKLRCRWWMTRHFSKMILVSEFEADDVQLLTYKAASACHLYGQDFEYVTKVSEYLEKDINNSAMLSILQTHMQYSAGFYSKGVPVSRERKI from the exons ATGTCGCCAAAGCAAAGCATAGCGATGGAGTCATCGGAGAAAACAAAGAAAAGCAAGGCATCGAAGAAAGGCAAATCAAAAACTGATGGAAAAAACAAAGATATTGATTCGAAGAAGAAGCGGGACTTGAAGGGCAAAGAACTAGCTGCAACGAAGCCTTCCTATAATTTACAGCGCGGATCGGCAACTATGTGTACTGACTTGAAGAGTCTGCAGTGTCTTCATCAGGCGAGGCTTCGTGGGTTCTTGCGCAAACTTGTGATGAGACAGAATTGGGATGAA GCTGCTTTGGAGCTTTTGCAGCacactgattctgaagctagTAGTAAAAACAAATTCCAGGATGTATTTGAAACGTGGATGAGAAAGCTTGCAACACCAAGAGAGTGGCAGACAAAG GATAGATTTCTGGTTCAGTTGGAGTACATCATGTTCTGTCTAACACGAGGGAAGACAGAAGAGGCAAGTCAAGCTGTCATATG GTTAAGGCAAGAACGTGAATTCCAGAAAAACCGCTTATCAAACTTGGTTGTAGGCTTGGTATATTGTCAGGAATGGTATGACACATTATGCATGGAGTTTCCAACTCTGAACTTACGTAGAGCACCCGATCAATCAGAGATGTCAGAACCTGAATTTGAAATGTCATTTGAAGATCCCAGAAGTTACATTGCAGATGACTTTCAAGAAGATAATCACACAGTCAAGTGCAATTCTGATGCCTCTGTTGGGAATTACAAAGAAATGGAATGTGAAGGGGATCCAAAAGTATCCAGTAATGTGGACATCCAAATGCAAACTCCTCACAGTTTTCATAGGCCACAGAGTTTTTATGTGCATTCAAGTGAAAATGACGAAGAGGATTCCTTTTCTGGTTATGCATCTATTTTCAATGTCCAAG GTCTAGAACCGTGGTGGCTTGCTTCCCGGGTGCTTTATACGGTTAAAGATTTGGATGAATTCCTCTATTTGCAAAAGAAGGTATACAATGAGTCATACAAGGGTGCATTGAAGTATTTACGTGCTGCACTTGATTCAACCCCTCCAACCCTCGAGGCCTTGTTTCCTCTGGTACag ATGCTACTTATTGGAGATCAAGTCAAGGAAGCtatagatgaagttgaaaagtTTAGTTCGGACTCACCAGTGTATGCAAG ATATAAAGCTAGTCTTTTCGAGCATTTTGATAGCAACAACCACATTCGTCTTTCAACATGCTTCGAAGATGCTTTAAACAAAGATCCACAATGTACACACTCCTTGACAAGACTTCTATGGTTGCATGAACAAG GGCATTATAGCACTGAAAAACTGTTGGAGATGATAGCCTTGCACTTAGATGCTACATATGCCGATCGTAACATTTGGAAAGAGTTTGCTTCCTGCTTCCTGAAGCTGTCTCCGAGTGAAGAAGACAGAATATCAACTTGTAATGATAAAACGTTGCAAGGGCAGTCTAAGAATTTCAATAGGAAGCCGGTTAGAGTTGCTGACAGCGTTATGGGTAAGGAGTGGAAATTACGTTGCAGATGGTGGATGACCCGTCACTTCAGCAAAATGATTCTTGTTTCAGAATTTGAAGCAG ATGATGTGCAGCTTCTCACTTACAAAGCAGCCTCAGCTTGTCATCTTTACGGACAAGATTTTGAGTATGTCACAAAGGTGTCAGAATATTTAGAGAAGGATATAAATAATAGTGCTATGTTGTCAATTTTGCAGACCCACATGCAATATTCTGCTGGATTCTATAGCAAAGGTGTCCCAGTGTCTAGAGAAAGAAAGATTTAG
- the LOC108203327 gene encoding uncharacterized protein LOC108203327 has protein sequence MLLIGDQVKEAIDEVEKFSSDSPVYARYKASLLEHFDSNNHIRLSTCFEDALNKDPQCTHSLTRLLWLHEQGHYSTEKLLEMIALHLDATYADRNIWKEFASCFLKLSPSEEDRISTCNDKTLQGQSKNFNRKPVRVADSVMGKEWKLRCRWWMTRHFSKMILVSEFEADDVQLLTYKAASACHLYGQDFEYVTKVSEYLEKDINNSAMLSILQTHMQYSAGFYSKGVPVSRERKI, from the exons ATGCTACTTATTGGAGATCAAGTCAAGGAAGCtatagatgaagttgaaaagtTTAGTTCGGACTCACCAGTGTATGCAAG ATATAAAGCTAGTCTTTTGGAGCATTTTGATAGCAACAACCACATTCGTCTTTCAACATGCTTCGAAGATGCTTTAAACAAAGATCCACAATGTACACACTCCTTGACAAGACTTCTATGGTTGCATGAACAAG GGCATTATAGCACTGAAAAACTGTTGGAGATGATAGCCTTGCACTTAGATGCTACATATGCCGATCGTAACATTTGGAAAGAGTTTGCTTCCTGCTTCCTGAAGCTGTCTCCGAGTGAAGAAGACAGAATATCAACTTGTAATGATAAAACGTTGCAAGGGCAGTCTAAGAATTTCAATAGGAAGCCGGTTAGAGTTGCTGACAGCGTTATGGGTAAGGAGTGGAAATTACGTTGCAGATGGTGGATGACCCGTCACTTCAGCAAAATGATTCTTGTTTCAGAATTTGAAGCAG ATGATGTGCAGCTTCTCACTTACAAAGCAGCCTCAGCTTGTCATCTTTACGGACAAGATTTTGAGTATGTCACAAAGGTGTCAGAATATTTAGAGAAGGATATAAATAATAGTGCTATGTTGTCAATTTTGCAGACCCACATGCAATATTCTGCTGGATTCTATAGCAAAGGTGTCCCAGTGTCTAGAGAAAGAAAGATTTAG